The genomic segment AATGCAGCACAGCATAATCACGTTGAAAAAATCAAAAACATGTTCCCCTGACGAGCGTTTCATAGTAGGTCACCTCCCGTTTACCAGAGACTGGTCGAATTCACTTTTTTACTAATCGCATTGGCCATTAACAGCAGCGAGAAATTAATAATGCCGTTAATTAATCCAATAGCTGTCGAATACGTGTAGTTGCCTTCTAATATGCCGGAACGGTAAATGAAAGTGGATATGACATCTGACGTTTCGTAAGTCGGTGCCGTCTGCATGAGCAAAATTTTCTGAAAGTCGGCGTTCATAACCGCACCCAGACGCAAAATCAGCATAATGACAACCGTCGGCATAATGCCCGGGAGCGTAATATGCAGCAGCTGCTTCCACCTGCCAGCCCCATCCATCTTCGCCGCTTCATAGAGCTGGGGATCTATATTGCTAAGCGCCGCTAGAAAAATAATCGAGGCCCAGCCCGCCCCCTGCCAAATGTTCGAAAGAATGTACATCGGCCGAAACATATCCTTCTCCGCTAGAAACATCATCGGCTGCAGGTCGAAGAAGCTGCGAATTACATTAAACAAGCCGCCATCGAGCGAGGAGAACGTTTTCAGCATCCCGACAACAACGACGACCGAAATGAAGTGGGGCATGTAGCTGATCGTCTGCACCGTGCTTTTGAACCACTTTTTGCGGACTTCATTCAGCAGCAGCGCCAAAATAATCGGTGCCGGAAAGCCGAATAAAATGCTGTAAAAGCTGAGGATCAACGTATTTTTAATAATTCGCCAAAAATAATAGCTGTTAAAAAACATCGTGAAATTGTCAAAGCCAATCCATTTTCCTTCCAAAATGCCTTTGATTGGGCTATAAGATTTCTGAAAAGCCATCAGCAAGCCGTACATCGGTCCATAGTGGAAAATGAAATAATACGCTAAGACCGGAATTAACATAAGGTATACATATTTATTCCGCAGCCATTCCTTTTTGAGGAAAACGAGTTTGCTTGTTTTAGGTCCGCTCCCCTTGAGCGGCGACTGCCGCTCTTCCTCCAGCTTCAACTCCATCCTTCTGCCTCCGCCCTAAATGTTAATCGATTAATATTTATGTTTATAAATATACAAGTACGGCTTCTCTTTTCACATGTTCATTTCCGATGGTTTTATGTTCAAAACCGTGATGTACCCAGGTGAAACGGCTCGCGCATACATGCTTATATTTGCAAAAAACACCCTGCAGCCGTATCTCGACGACTTCAGGGTGTAAACAAATATAAATGCTATTAACGGCATAAACGATAAGCCTATGGCGTTTTTTTATATTCCGAAGGAGAAAATCCGGTATACTTCTTAAACATTTTGCTGAAATAAGAGGAATTGCCGCCGAAACCCGTTTCCTCGGCCAGCGCCGCTATTGTAAATTCCTCGCTTTGTCCGATAATCTCCAGCGCCTTTTGAATCCGAAAGCTCATCATGTAGTTCGTAAATTTTTCCCCTGTCTCCTTCTTGAACATTTTGCTTATGTAATCCGGATTCATATAAATCTCCCCGGCAATAGATTGCAAAGTCAGCGATTCATCCTTGAAGCGGCTTTGGACAATATTTTTCATATGAAGCACCATCTGCGACTGCCTGCATCGATTCCGCTCATAGTTGTGGAGAGCAATCTCTTGGGCTATGCCCATCACATATTGTTGAAAAGACTGCAAGGTGCTCGTTTCGATTAAACCCGGGAGCTTATCCATATAGGCCTTCATCTCGGAAGGTCCACAAAGCCGAATCATTTCCATGTACATCTGGATCAAATAGGATTTCGTTGTGGATATGTCATAGCGCAGCTCAGAAAGCATTTCAAACATTTGCTGCAGCTCTTTTTCCGCTTCTGCCCAATGCCCTGCTTTAATTGCTGTCATTAAACGTTCTTGGTCATACTCCCATTCAGAGCGATCTCCTTCGCCAGATGGGGAAATGTCGCGCTCCATAATAAGACTGCCTTCACCGAGATAAAACCGATGGTTCAAGCAGACGAGCGTCTGCGTATACAAGCGCCGCGCCTGCGCCAGCTCTCCCGGCTCGCTGAGGGCAGCGGTCAGATCAAAATGATAATATTTCGTGAAGGTGGCGCGGATGCTGTCAATTTTCTCGAAAAATTGCGCCTCGGACAGCTCGTCCTCCATGAGCAGAAGGACATGCTGGCCTACGGTAGAGCTGAGTATGGGATTAGGAAATATATCCTCGGCAATATTTTTCACGGCAAATAGATGCTCATACTCATGCTCGCCCTCGATTTCCACAAGCAGCAGGCGTACGCTTTGCGTTTGAAAATGCAGCCCGAACAGGTCGCCAAAATACTGCCATTCTCTTACGCCATACGTTTTATTCGTTACGAACTCCTTGAGAAAATGCTCCTTGGCATGCGGCATTACGCGCTCCAAATCATACTTGATCGACTGCACGAAGCTTTCCTGGCTGTCCCGTTCCCGCTTCTCCTGCACGATTTCCGTGATGGCCTCCACCAAGCTTTCCTCGCTGCACGGCTTCAGCAAATAATGCTTCACCCCATACTGCATAGCCGTTTTGGCATAATCAAATTCCGAGAAGCCGGTCAGCATGATAAAAGAGATTTCTGGATACTGCGATGCAACAGCAGCTACGAGCTGCAAGCCATCCATTCCCGGCATTCGAATGTCGGTAATAACGATGTCCGGCGGATTGCCCCTTAATTTTGTTAACGCTTCCAAACCATTTTGCGCTGTTCCTGTTAATTGTGTACCTAGCCGCGCCCAATCGATCACGGAGGAAATGCCGTCAAGAATAAGCCATTCATCATCAACCAAGAGAACCTTGTACACCGCTACTCCTCCTGCCCTGTTCCTAGCCTTATTAAAGCCGCTCGCTTTATACTAGATTTTACCTTGCTATGACAAGTCAAGCAATGAAAGGGATTTGAGCAATTGGAAGCACCATTAGAAATGTACAATTAACAGTACTAGCAAAAAAAGCAAAAGCAGCTATAACTGCCCTTGCTCTTTCTACTACTTGCATTTAAATATTAACAGCGTGAATCTCGCCAATTATAACGTTATCCCTAATACTTATTAAGGAATTTCCGTAGGGTTCGGTGGTGTTGGGATAATGATCGGTGGTGTCGGCACAACGATCGGTGGTGTTGGGATAATGATCGGTGGTGTTGGCACAACGATCGGTGGTGTCGGCACAACGATTGGTGGTGTCGGCACAACGATCGGTGGTGTCGGCACAACGATTGGTGGTGTTGGCTCAACGATTGGTGGTGTTGGCTCAACGATTGGTGGTGTTGGCTCCGATGTCGGCGTTGCCGATTGCTCTGGTGTTGGTGTTGCCGTCGGCTCAGGTGTCGGCGTTGCCGCCGGACTATAGGTTGATGATGAAGCCGATGTCGATGATGGCGTTGGAGTAGGCGTTGGCGAAGGAATAACAACATCCACAACACCGGTCTGTACAGCTACTTCATAGGAAGTTATAGCAAGCATTTCACGCGTGGCATTGCTTTTCCCGCCAAACGTTCCGTCAGCGCTAATGGTCACAAGCTTGTTACTAAGCGCATAGGCCACATAGCCTTTAGCCCAATCCGATACCGAATTGTCTTCAACACCCGGTGTCTGCTCAGCTTCCTCTTGTTTTCCCAATCCTCTGATTAGGAACGTTGCCAATTGCTCTTTCGTAACTTTACCCGCTGGCTCAAAGCTGCCTTGGCCTACCCCGTCAGTAATCCCTGCCTTTTTAATAGCTTCGATATAAGGCAAGGCGTAACCGTAGGATGCACTATCAGACCCCACATCATTGAAGCTCGATGTTTTAAGGCCCGAATCCACTTTCAGATCGAAAACTAAAGCAGCTACCTTTGCAAATTGAGCGCGATTCATCTCTTCCTTCAGCCCAAATGTGCCCTCCGAAACGCCATCGAAAACTCCTGCACTAATCAGTGCATCGAACTTGGCTTTCGTTGCAGCATCCAAATCCTTCAAATCCGTGAAATCAGCAGATGATTTCGCGCTGGCGGCGAACAAAGTTGTACTCGCCACACATAAAAGCAGACATATTAGTAAACTCAGCTTTCCTAATTTCATGAATAGACCGCTCTCCCTTCATGCATCTCTTTTTTAGCTATCAAATGATCTATCGGCAAAACTTGTAGTTTTTTGAAGCACTTTTGACTGGGTCTACATTTATTTTTTTTTAGGCTTGTAGAACTATAATAGGAAAGGATCAAAATGGAAAAGCCCTCGGTGAATGCTAGCCCTTACCTAACCTATAGCTATACCCTCCACTGTCGGCACCAAGATCTTTTTCCACATGCTATAATTGAATGGATGAAGCTTCTTAAAGGAGGAAACCATGTGCAAATCGTTCCGGCGTTACAGGGAAAACGGTGGCCCAAAGATACGATAGCAGCGGGTTATCGCCATACTGTCGGGCTTAAAGCGGACGGGACGGTGACCGCTGTAGGCCGAAATAATGAAGGCCAATGCAAGGTTAGCGGCTGGTGCGGCATCCAAGTACCCGACAATTAGTTTTCAATATTAAACATACCTATAATAATGAAAGCCATGCGCGGATGTTCCTCGCATGGCTTTCATTATTATATAAATATCCAATTGCTTTACAGTCCTTTTCATGTAAATCATCAGATAAATCAGCAACTGCTACTGTTAGCAGCACCTCATGTGTAGGGTTTTACGCTTACGTTTATGATTTAAAAAGTCAAAATCACTTTGCCCTGGGAGTGGCCCGTCGACACTTTCAACATCGCTTTGTTAATGTCATCAAACGTAAAAGTTGAATCTATAGAGGGCTTAATATTTTCTTTTTCAACAAGTTTAGTGATTTCTTGTAATTGGCCGCCATTTGCTTGCACAAATAAAAACCGATATTCCTTCTGGTTCTTACGTGCTAAAAAATCGAAGCGGGCACCCGCTAGACCAAACAATGCTTTTTTCCACATTGGAAAATGATTGTCAACCGCGAAGCGATAATTAGGTCCGGCTTTCAATGATACCAATTTCCCTTGCGGCTTTAAAATGTCCAGTTCAGCCTTGATCGCTTTGCTGCCCAAGGTGTCGATCACATAATCGATATTGGACAGTATATCGGCATAATTTTCTGCCTGATAATTTATGAATTGATCAGCCCCGAGCGACAGTGCGCGTAATTGGCCTCTTTCACTTCCACTTGTAATCACATATAATCCCATTGATTTGGCAATGGGAATTGCCATAGCGCCGAATCCTCCGGTTCCTCCGGGAATGAAAAGCTTTTTATTCGGCTGGGCATGGAGTACATTATGCAAGGCTTGATAAGCAGTCAAGGCAGTAAGGGGGACCGCAGCCGCCTCGTTAAAAGACAAATTGCCAGGCATGATGGATAAATCATCTTCATTCACGGCCGCATATTCAGCAAAAGCACCGATTTTATTAAGCGGCAGCCTCGAATAGACAGGGTCACCTGCCTTAAAATTCAACACCTTATCGCCAACAGCTTCAATAATGCCAGATAGTTCATTCCCTAAAGTTAACGGGAACTTATAGTCAGCAATCATTCGAACACTGCCATTTAGATTAAGAATATCCAGTGGATTCACGCCGGCAGCTTTTACTTTGACAAGTACCTCATGGCTATTAATCTGCGGTATGTTAATTTCATTCCATTCTACTCGGATTTCTTTCGAATAGTTCTGTATTTGTGCCGCTTTCATGCTTCATCCTCTTCCATTGTTCCACGGATATATGAATGGAATTTAAAATTCTGAAATGACCGGATAGATTTGGCCTCTCAGATTAAAATCATAGTTCTGGTCTACAATCCCTACCACTGCGTTGCTATCATAAAGATCCACCATGAAGCCCGCCATTTGTTTGGCCGTGTGGTACTTGGGCATGTTGGCTTTAAAATCAAATTCTTCCGTGCCCAATGAATGCTTCAGAAATTCCGTTTCTGTTATAGCCGGTGCTAAAACCTTTGCCTTTAGTTTGGCACCTTTCAGCTCTAGTTCTTTTGCAAGCCCTTCTGTGAAGGCACTAACATAATATTTGGATGCAGAATATGCAACATTCCCAACAGCAATGGCGTATCCGAGTGCGGATGAGACGTTAATTAACTGAGTCCCTTCGATATCGGCATAGTCCCGCACATATAGGGTAGAAAGGATCGTCAAGGATTCGATATTAACACGCAGCATCGTTTGGGCTTTATCTAAATTCTGCTCTGCTACAAAAGCGGCTTCTCCCAGCCCCGCGTTGTTAATCCAAGTTTCAATTTCGTATTCCTTTAGCTTGCTATACAGTGTATAGGCCTGATCTGTAACAGACAGGTCGCTTGTTTGAACAATAACATTTACACTAGGGTCTATTTCCTGAATGGCCGCTTTAAGCTCTTCTAATTTATTCAATCTTCTAGCTACCAAAATTAAGTTTTTGCCACGTGCAGCAAACGCCAATGCCGTCTCATATCCAATCCCTGAGCTTGCTCCTGTAATAACGGTATACTTCATCCTATTCTCTCCTTCATAACGTGCAGATTAGTTGTAAATGAGTTTCAAGCACAATTTTAGAACGATCATTCTTATTAAAGCAAAAAAAATAGTTAGATCTAACTTGCTACTAGTATAGCTATTTTAGAACGAACAGTAAAGAATTATTTTATAACTAAAAATATTGCTTGTGGAGCGGCATTCTTTAGCTTGCTCAAGGCATAAGATACAAGCTCTTTCTTGCACTAGAGGGACAAGAGGGATCTTGTATCACAGAAACAAACCAGCTTCCATTAAGATGATTCCTTTTGCCCGTCATATTGGCATGACCCTTTTAATCTAAAACGGACAGTGTCATAGCAATAATATTATTGAATTTTTGTTGATCCGATGTTGTCTTGACCAGCGTACGCAGCCCCAACCACGCATTCATTAAATAATGAGAAATCATTTCAGGTTCAAGGCCAGCCTTGATCTCACCCGATTGCTGGCCCTGCAGAACAAGGCTAGTCAACAATTCCTCAGTCCGTGAATAACTCTCATCCACCAGGGATGCAACCTCTGGGTCCAACACGCCCAGTTCCACGCCTGAATTTACGAGAAAACACCCAAGAGGTTCCCCTTCATTTTTTATTGTCGCTT from the Paenibacillus sp. BIHB 4019 genome contains:
- a CDS encoding response regulator; translated protein: MYKVLLVDDEWLILDGISSVIDWARLGTQLTGTAQNGLEALTKLRGNPPDIVITDIRMPGMDGLQLVAAVASQYPEISFIMLTGFSEFDYAKTAMQYGVKHYLLKPCSEESLVEAITEIVQEKRERDSQESFVQSIKYDLERVMPHAKEHFLKEFVTNKTYGVREWQYFGDLFGLHFQTQSVRLLLVEIEGEHEYEHLFAVKNIAEDIFPNPILSSTVGQHVLLLMEDELSEAQFFEKIDSIRATFTKYYHFDLTAALSEPGELAQARRLYTQTLVCLNHRFYLGEGSLIMERDISPSGEGDRSEWEYDQERLMTAIKAGHWAEAEKELQQMFEMLSELRYDISTTKSYLIQMYMEMIRLCGPSEMKAYMDKLPGLIETSTLQSFQQYVMGIAQEIALHNYERNRCRQSQMVLHMKNIVQSRFKDESLTLQSIAGEIYMNPDYISKMFKKETGEKFTNYMMSFRIQKALEIIGQSEEFTIAALAEETGFGGNSSYFSKMFKKYTGFSPSEYKKTP
- a CDS encoding TetR/AcrR family transcriptional regulator, yielding MARSKEFEINEVLDKAIQLFWAQGYEKTSMNELVNFMGIHRRSIYDTFGDKHALFIKALERYEAKQTNKMKFLVEKRTPVKEIIRELFEATIKNEGEPLGCFLVNSGVELGVLDPEVASLVDESYSRTEELLTSLVLQGQQSGEIKAGLEPEMISHYLMNAWLGLRTLVKTTSDQQKFNNIIAMTLSVLD
- a CDS encoding SDR family NAD(P)-dependent oxidoreductase, whose amino-acid sequence is MKYTVITGASSGIGYETALAFAARGKNLILVARRLNKLEELKAAIQEIDPSVNVIVQTSDLSVTDQAYTLYSKLKEYEIETWINNAGLGEAAFVAEQNLDKAQTMLRVNIESLTILSTLYVRDYADIEGTQLINVSSALGYAIAVGNVAYSASKYYVSAFTEGLAKELELKGAKLKAKVLAPAITETEFLKHSLGTEEFDFKANMPKYHTAKQMAGFMVDLYDSNAVVGIVDQNYDFNLRGQIYPVISEF
- a CDS encoding S-layer homology domain-containing protein, translating into MKLGKLSLLICLLLCVASTTLFAASAKSSADFTDLKDLDAATKAKFDALISAGVFDGVSEGTFGLKEEMNRAQFAKVAALVFDLKVDSGLKTSSFNDVGSDSASYGYALPYIEAIKKAGITDGVGQGSFEPAGKVTKEQLATFLIRGLGKQEEAEQTPGVEDNSVSDWAKGYVAYALSNKLVTISADGTFGGKSNATREMLAITSYEVAVQTGVVDVVIPSPTPTPTPSSTSASSSTYSPAATPTPEPTATPTPEQSATPTSEPTPPIVEPTPPIVEPTPPIVVPTPPIVVPTPPIVVPTPPIVVPTPPIIIPTPPIVVPTPPIIIPTPPNPTEIP
- a CDS encoding NADP-dependent oxidoreductase, producing the protein MKAAQIQNYSKEIRVEWNEINIPQINSHEVLVKVKAAGVNPLDILNLNGSVRMIADYKFPLTLGNELSGIIEAVGDKVLNFKAGDPVYSRLPLNKIGAFAEYAAVNEDDLSIMPGNLSFNEAAAVPLTALTAYQALHNVLHAQPNKKLFIPGGTGGFGAMAIPIAKSMGLYVITSGSERGQLRALSLGADQFINYQAENYADILSNIDYVIDTLGSKAIKAELDILKPQGKLVSLKAGPNYRFAVDNHFPMWKKALFGLAGARFDFLARKNQKEYRFLFVQANGGQLQEITKLVEKENIKPSIDSTFTFDDINKAMLKVSTGHSQGKVILTF
- a CDS encoding ABC transporter permease subunit — encoded protein: MELKLEEERQSPLKGSGPKTSKLVFLKKEWLRNKYVYLMLIPVLAYYFIFHYGPMYGLLMAFQKSYSPIKGILEGKWIGFDNFTMFFNSYYFWRIIKNTLILSFYSILFGFPAPIILALLLNEVRKKWFKSTVQTISYMPHFISVVVVVGMLKTFSSLDGGLFNVIRSFFDLQPMMFLAEKDMFRPMYILSNIWQGAGWASIIFLAALSNIDPQLYEAAKMDGAGRWKQLLHITLPGIMPTVVIMLILRLGAVMNADFQKILLMQTAPTYETSDVISTFIYRSGILEGNYTYSTAIGLINGIINFSLLLMANAISKKVNSTSLW